A part of Criblamydia sequanensis CRIB-18 genomic DNA contains:
- the rpoN gene encoding RNA polymerase factor sigma-54 encodes MGRLSLKQKMQPKADFKQTQKILMSQTMQQGIFLLQIPNLELAAVIETELETNPLLEILSEEEAIEEEEFQEDDTEEEIENKEIDFSEKDFDILKRLDEDFKEHFQQSETFDSNSKDNDLKNYIEASIVSKETLFDYLHRQARETFQNEEELNAAILIMGSLDERGLLRSPLSELSALSGIEESFLQAILKVVQTFDPPGVAATSLKESLLTQLEIKHLKKTLAYSIIENEFESLLQGKLLKIAKSLKKDPKEVASEIKNRISHLDLSPGLSFSSELIQNIFPEIIVREEDGILKVEVPKEGRPELKIKREYLKLAESDSLSDEEKRFFKQKIASARSLLKNLSQRESTLKRIGEWLIQNQKDFFLKPEGKLKPFSMLDLAKDLELHESTIARAVSSKYLSCDRGIFALRNFFSVAYTAANGEDISSKTIKDLIESLIKEEDKGLPLSDEVISQKLREQGIFCARRTVAKYRKSLQLGNTKQRKRHF; translated from the coding sequence ATGGGTCGGTTATCCCTAAAACAAAAGATGCAGCCTAAAGCTGATTTTAAACAAACCCAAAAAATCCTCATGTCGCAAACAATGCAGCAAGGCATTTTTTTGCTTCAGATTCCAAACTTGGAGCTTGCCGCCGTTATTGAAACTGAACTTGAAACGAATCCATTACTTGAAATTTTGAGTGAAGAAGAAGCAATTGAAGAAGAGGAATTTCAAGAAGATGATACCGAAGAAGAGATAGAAAATAAAGAAATCGATTTTTCCGAAAAGGATTTCGACATTCTAAAACGTCTTGATGAGGATTTTAAGGAACATTTTCAGCAGTCTGAAACTTTCGATAGCAATTCTAAAGATAATGATTTGAAAAACTATATAGAAGCTTCCATTGTTTCAAAAGAGACTCTTTTCGATTATTTGCATCGACAAGCAAGGGAAACTTTCCAAAATGAGGAAGAGCTTAATGCGGCCATTTTAATCATGGGAAGCTTGGATGAAAGAGGCCTTTTAAGAAGCCCCCTTTCGGAACTTTCAGCTTTGAGCGGAATAGAAGAATCTTTTTTACAAGCCATCTTAAAAGTAGTGCAAACTTTTGATCCCCCGGGAGTTGCTGCCACAAGCCTAAAAGAGTCGCTTTTAACTCAGCTTGAGATAAAACATTTAAAAAAAACACTAGCCTACAGCATTATTGAAAATGAATTTGAATCCCTTTTGCAAGGAAAGTTATTAAAAATTGCGAAGTCGCTAAAAAAAGATCCCAAGGAAGTCGCAAGCGAGATTAAAAATCGAATCTCCCATCTTGATTTGAGCCCGGGCCTCTCCTTTTCAAGCGAGCTCATCCAAAATATTTTCCCTGAAATCATTGTCCGCGAAGAAGACGGGATTTTAAAAGTTGAGGTTCCGAAGGAGGGGCGCCCAGAGCTTAAAATTAAAAGAGAGTACTTAAAACTTGCTGAAAGCGACAGTTTGTCAGATGAAGAAAAACGCTTTTTTAAACAAAAAATCGCTTCCGCTAGATCCCTTCTCAAAAATCTCTCCCAAAGAGAATCGACTCTAAAAAGAATCGGAGAGTGGCTTATACAAAATCAAAAAGATTTCTTTCTTAAGCCCGAAGGAAAATTGAAGCCATTTTCTATGCTGGATCTTGCTAAAGATTTAGAGCTGCATGAATCCACTATCGCAAGAGCCGTTTCTTCAAAATATCTTTCGTGCGACCGCGGAATTTTTGCTTTGAGGAATTTTTTCTCCGTTGCCTATACCGCCGCCAACGGGGAGGATATCTCTTCTAAAACTATTAAAGATCTCATCGAAAGTTTAATCAAAGAAGAAGACAAAGGCCTTCCTCTTTCAGATGAAGTTATTTCACAAAAATTGAGGGAACAAGGTATTTTTTGTGCCCGAAGAACTGTTGCCAAATATCGAAAATCACTTCAACTTGGCAACACTAAGCAAAGAAAACGCCACTTTTAA
- a CDS encoding glycosyltransferase family A protein, with the protein MQPGISIIILGSKNIERLEFTFESLALIQENEPLDILYVDQESKPSFLNFAKSYGARLLKIKGGDPPLGLVLNKSLALAKGEALFFLEGGVALHSQFFDEALPLLRKKNVFLVRGVTRELYPARSCFLSFIDSWAVRHPKDILEALSQEALLKKSTLLELKGFNPRLDKAAFMDFYFRSKEKYEEEVIEEEMELKSLDIEGFFDYLKYYWNKGSLFAELMILHSKKAKNLFLLEKVRSLKLTAIFSLLFFGFIIFVYFNFSFVFWALLGLSIMLFFATEFYLENKGTDLKNPITQFFFLFLSFFKQIPYLFGFIYKYIKYKSYNKLNKFTGSK; encoded by the coding sequence ATGCAACCTGGCATCTCTATTATTATCTTGGGTAGTAAAAATATTGAAAGGCTTGAGTTTACCTTTGAGTCCCTCGCTCTCATACAAGAAAACGAACCTTTGGATATTCTCTATGTTGATCAAGAATCAAAACCCTCTTTTCTTAATTTTGCAAAAAGTTATGGGGCGAGACTCTTAAAAATAAAAGGGGGAGATCCTCCGCTTGGCCTTGTTTTAAATAAATCCCTAGCCCTGGCAAAAGGAGAAGCCCTCTTTTTTCTTGAGGGGGGTGTTGCCCTTCATTCGCAGTTTTTTGATGAAGCCCTTCCTCTTTTGAGAAAAAAAAATGTTTTCTTAGTAAGAGGAGTTACACGCGAGCTTTACCCTGCAAGATCTTGTTTTTTAAGCTTTATTGATTCATGGGCCGTCCGCCACCCTAAGGATATTTTAGAAGCGTTATCTCAAGAGGCTCTTTTGAAGAAGTCGACACTCTTGGAATTAAAAGGGTTTAATCCAAGACTTGATAAAGCAGCTTTTATGGATTTTTACTTTCGGTCTAAGGAAAAGTATGAGGAAGAAGTGATCGAAGAAGAAATGGAACTTAAGTCATTAGATATCGAGGGATTCTTTGATTATTTAAAGTATTACTGGAATAAGGGAAGTCTTTTCGCAGAACTTATGATTTTGCATTCAAAAAAAGCAAAAAACCTCTTCCTTTTAGAAAAAGTGCGGTCTCTTAAATTGACCGCTATTTTTTCTCTTTTATTTTTTGGGTTTATAATTTTTGTTTATTTTAATTTTTCTTTTGTTTTTTGGGCCCTTCTTGGCCTATCGATCATGCTTTTTTTTGCCACGGAGTTTTATTTGGAAAACAAGGGAACGGACCTTAAAAACCCGATTACTCAATTCTTCTTCTTATTTTTGAGTTTTTTTAAACAGATTCCCTATCTTTTTGGTTTTATTTATAAATATATTAAGTATAAATCTTACAATAAATTAAATAAATTTACTGGAAGTAAGTAG
- a CDS encoding tetratricopeptide repeat protein, which yields MRKLGLLSLMICGAFLSFSLAHLLPKQIETRKPEIQKEVRKETGLSSEMLSKKATGIRESSLSEAAALVSPLKEIAYVDERFIKNEAISQDELLNEATASFQEGNYSQVFKIAKKVMPAIENKSGLSEKWLHLLIETAFKQKDAVQLAIFYDFQNKAFKDHEDAALLVAKNYIQQGNREGFFQISNLFPEDAKSDEWRLLESDLYLFENNRQEAIDVLKAKHLNGKMEVERLLRLALFNIRINPKQAWMHLKEAHSLDPTNTEVLSYQGKLMELAKEPEKALSLYFMAWNLDPDNLKLSDQLADFYLRRKDYARSLDIWSQNLNEETDDPIWIKALFFSKVVKPINLPAKPENDYSGYSDYLYSLKPWEFWNEQKLQRFNLKSEEKVEQSAFWLKLLNEIEEKNEITAYNRLKTNPFKKQSWVPELEIALKQVLYLRNKDSLEPLTYSQDEEKLIADLNNSKSHPIFQEINQIARNQIFVSEATKKFISGNLILPSLFLAAGWKEAALELQHGSLKTEETPIWVALALMKAIKENHGLSKALAFSKQLPDTAEIRLLKAELLLEEGQAEEALSALDGLNNKVGEEGKRAALLEVLAYLILGDDQAAEHTIHDNSLLDKSIEGQEILAELEFRKGNEMKAEEIYLNIADGSMEAKSYLAKKAYQRGNLQKSRELTLELLDKDPANRVLLENLQRIEWHLNPEQDGFFP from the coding sequence ATGCGGAAACTTGGGCTTCTCTCACTTATGATATGCGGCGCCTTTCTTTCATTTTCCCTCGCCCATTTATTGCCAAAACAAATTGAAACACGAAAGCCTGAAATTCAAAAAGAAGTCAGGAAAGAGACGGGGCTATCCTCTGAAATGCTTTCAAAAAAAGCCACGGGTATCCGAGAAAGCTCTTTAAGTGAAGCCGCTGCTTTAGTTTCCCCTTTAAAGGAGATTGCTTATGTAGATGAGAGATTTATTAAAAATGAAGCTATTTCTCAAGATGAGCTTCTAAATGAAGCTACCGCCTCTTTTCAAGAAGGAAACTATAGCCAAGTTTTTAAGATTGCAAAAAAAGTTATGCCGGCAATTGAAAATAAAAGCGGGTTAAGCGAAAAATGGCTTCATCTTCTAATTGAAACAGCTTTTAAGCAAAAAGATGCCGTTCAACTTGCTATTTTTTATGACTTTCAAAATAAAGCTTTTAAAGACCATGAAGACGCCGCTCTTCTTGTGGCGAAAAACTACATTCAACAAGGGAATAGAGAAGGATTCTTTCAAATCTCGAATCTTTTTCCGGAAGATGCGAAATCCGATGAATGGCGTCTTTTGGAAAGCGATCTCTATCTTTTTGAAAATAATCGTCAAGAGGCGATTGACGTTTTAAAAGCCAAACATTTAAACGGAAAAATGGAAGTTGAAAGGCTTTTAAGACTTGCCCTATTTAACATTCGTATCAATCCGAAACAAGCTTGGATGCATCTAAAAGAAGCTCATTCTTTAGATCCTACAAATACAGAAGTCTTAAGCTATCAGGGAAAATTGATGGAGCTTGCAAAAGAACCTGAAAAGGCTCTATCCCTTTATTTTATGGCTTGGAACTTAGATCCCGATAACCTTAAATTAAGCGATCAGCTAGCGGATTTTTATTTAAGAAGAAAAGATTATGCCAGGTCGCTTGATATTTGGTCCCAAAATTTAAATGAGGAGACAGATGACCCGATTTGGATCAAGGCTCTCTTTTTTAGTAAAGTGGTAAAGCCAATTAATTTGCCGGCCAAACCCGAAAATGATTATTCCGGCTATAGTGATTACCTGTATTCTTTAAAGCCTTGGGAATTTTGGAATGAGCAAAAGCTGCAGCGCTTTAATCTTAAAAGTGAAGAGAAAGTGGAACAGTCGGCTTTCTGGCTAAAGCTTCTGAATGAGATAGAAGAGAAGAATGAAATAACAGCCTATAACCGTTTAAAAACAAATCCTTTCAAAAAGCAATCTTGGGTGCCGGAGCTTGAAATTGCTTTAAAGCAAGTCCTTTACCTTAGAAATAAGGACTCTTTAGAGCCATTAACCTATTCACAAGATGAAGAGAAATTAATAGCTGATTTAAATAACTCCAAAAGCCATCCCATTTTTCAAGAAATCAATCAAATAGCTAGAAATCAAATTTTTGTTTCAGAAGCTACCAAAAAGTTTATTTCGGGAAATCTTATTTTACCGTCTTTATTTTTAGCAGCCGGCTGGAAGGAAGCGGCTCTTGAATTGCAGCATGGTTCTTTAAAAACGGAAGAAACTCCCATTTGGGTCGCTCTCGCTCTTATGAAAGCCATCAAAGAAAATCATGGCCTCTCTAAAGCGTTAGCTTTTTCCAAGCAATTGCCGGATACGGCTGAAATAAGGCTTTTAAAAGCTGAACTTTTACTCGAAGAAGGACAAGCAGAAGAGGCTCTTTCGGCTCTTGATGGGTTGAACAATAAAGTTGGGGAAGAAGGAAAGAGAGCTGCGCTTCTAGAAGTTTTAGCTTATTTAATTTTGGGAGATGATCAAGCGGCAGAACACACTATCCATGACAATTCGCTTCTAGATAAAAGCATTGAAGGACAAGAAATTTTAGCTGAACTCGAATTTCGAAAAGGAAATGAGATGAAGGCTGAAGAAATCTACCTTAATATTGCTGATGGATCGATGGAAGCAAAATCATATCTTGCAAAAAAAGCCTATCAAAGAGGCAATCTTCAAAAAAGCCGTGAATTAACTTTAGAGCTTCTTGATAAAGATCCGGCAAATAGGGTCTTGCTTGAAAACTTGCAAAGAATAGAATGGCATTTAAACCCAGAGCAGGATGGCTTTTTCCCTTAA